The Methylocystis bryophila genome contains the following window.
CCCGCACGGTCGACAGATATTCGAGATTGCGATTGAGCTTCGCGCCAGTGACGGCGGCGGCGGAGAGGCCGAAGATATTCGGGTTCGGAACGATATTGCGCAAGCCGCCGCCGCCGCGCACGCCTGCGCCCTCGAGGTCAGCCTCGATGCCGGCGACGAAGCGGTCGTGGAACTGCCAATTGTAGCCGAGGCCGCCGCCGGCCAGGAAGCCGTCGAGATTCGCGCCGGTGAACCCGGAAGCGCTGAGCGCCGAGGCCGGTCCCCAGCCGAGAAGCGATCGGTCGACGAGATTTGCCGAGAGCGCCGTGATGGAAGGCGAAGCAGACCACGTGTAGCCGAAATCCATGCCGAGATAGAGGCCGGTCCAGGTAAAGGCCGGCGCTGAGACGGGCGCGGCTTTGACGGAGGGAAGATCGGCGGCGCGGGCAGGGGGAATCAGCAACTGAAGCGCGGTGGCGCCGAGAAGAATCAGCCCGGGAAAGGGTCTGCGCCGCATAAATGCGTGTCCTTGGATCAGTGACGAGCAAGGCCAAAAGCGTCCCGCAACGGGCTGCGCCTGTCAACGAAGTGGGCGGGGGAGCCGGCGCTGCCCATGACGAATTCCGGTGAGCGCGCCATTTTTGCAACACTTGGTCCGGCTGCAATCAGCGACGCTCCGGAGAGCATTTAGGGAGGCTTCGAGCTCTCGCCTCTCGCGAAGCGTCTCGCCGCTTTGCTCCCATAGCGAAAGCGCGATAAACCCGCGCCATGACGCGCCCGACCTACATGATCACCACCGCCATTCCCTACGCCAATGGCGCGCCGCACATCGGCCACGCCTATGAACGCGTCGCGACCGACGCCTTCGCGCGCTGGAAGCGGCTCGACGGGTTCGACGTGCTCTTCGTCACCGGCATGGACGAGCACGGCCAAAAAATGCAGCGCACGGCTGAGAAGGAGGGGCTCACGCCGCAGCAGCTCGCCGACCGAACCGCCGCGCAGTTCCAGCACATGGGCGAGGTCCTCAATGCGCGGGCCGACGACGTCGTGCGCACGACGCAGCCTCGCCACAAGGCGGACGTGCTCGAGATCTGGCGGCGCATGGAGGCCAATGGCGACATCTATCTCTCCAAATACGCCGGCTGGTATTCGGTGCGCGACGAGGCCTATTTCGACGAGGGCGAGCTCGTCGAACGCGAGGGCAAGAAATTCGCCCCGTCCGGCGCGCCGGTCGAGTGGGTCGAGGAGGAGAGCTGGTTCTTTCGGCTCTCTGCCTATGGAGAGCGACTGCTCGCCCATTATGAGGCCCATCCGGGCTTCGTGACCCCGGAACACTACAAGAACGAAGTCGTCGCTTTCGTGAAGCGCGGGCTCGAGGATCTGTCGATCTCGCGCACGACCTTCGACTGGGGCATTCCGATCCCGCCGAGCCCGCAGACGAACGCGCATCACGTCTGCTACGTCTGGGTCGACGCGCTCACGAACTACATCACCGCGACCGGCTGGCTGACGGGGCAGGGGGATCGGCAAAAATTCTGGCCGGCCGACGCCCATGTCATCGGCAAGGACATCACGCGGTTCCACGCGATCTTCTGGCCGGCCTTCCTGATGTCGGCCGGGGCGCCCCTGCCCAAGAAGATCGTCGTGCACGGCCACCTCTTCTCGCGCGGCGAGAAAATGTCGAAATCGGTCGGAAATGTCGTCGATCCGATTGATCTGGCGCAGCGCTATGGCGTCGATCCGCTGCGCTATTTCTTCCTGCGCGAGATCTCCTTCGGCCAGGACGGCAACTACTCGCACGAAGCGATCGTCAACCGGATCAACGCCGATCTCGCCAATGACCTCGGCAATCTGGCTCAGCGCTCGCTCTCGATGATCGCCAAGAATTGCGGCGCCGCCGTCCCCAAGAAGGACAGCCTGCTGGAGCAAGACAGGGCGATCCTGGCTGACGCCGCCGCAGCGCTCGAGAAAGCGCGCGGCGCCATGGACTCCTATCGGCCCGATCTGGCGCTCGCCGAGATCTTTCGCGTCGTCGCGGAGGCGAACCGCTATTTCGCGGGAGAGGAGCCTTGGGCGAAGAAAAAGACGGATCCGGCTCGGATGGCGACGGTCCTCTATGTCACCGCCGAGACGCTGCGGCGGTTGGCGATCCCATTGCAAGCCTTCATCCCGGCGGCCGCGGGCGCGCTTTTGGAGCAGCTAGCGGTTCCGCCCGGAGCCCGTAATTTCGCAAGCGCAGGCGATGCGGATTCGCTGACGGAGGGCGCCCCCTTACCCCCGCCGGCGCCAGTGTTTCCACGTTTTGTCGAGCCCGCCGAGCCGGAAGGGCAGGGGTGAGCCAGTCGGCGCTTCCCGTCTATTTTCTATATTTGGTCCTATCACTGATCGTCATTCTTCGCAGCCGGCGTCCGACGCCGATCGCGCGACGTCGCCCCGTTCACACCGCGTTAAGCCGCGGGCTGGGATGCTGCGGGAGCATCCTCTCGGCGGACAAAGAGGATGCAGCGACACGGATAAGTTCAGCGTCGCCGCCTTTCGGAAAGGAATGATCCATGGACAAGAAAACCGTCGGCCTCGTCGGGGCCATGTCAGTTTTGGCGCCCCTTGCGGCTGTAGCCCCCATAGACAAGACCCTCGCTGAGGTCATGTCGCCGCAGTCCTACATGGAGCTCCTGCGACCGATTCCCAACGCCGCAACACTCTTGCAAGAGGAGAGGACCGCGACTTCCGAGGAAGGGCCTCAGCCAAGAATTCAGACGGCGCAATATTACCAATACCCTGACGGCCCCTATTACCACCATCATCATCACCACCATCACCACCACCATCACCAATACCGCGGCTGGGATGGCTACCCCTATTACCACCATCACCACCATCATCATCACCACCACCACAATTATTATTGGGGTCCCTATTGAGACGCTCGGCCGGGAGCGCTCCCGGCTCAGCTGTCCGAGACTGCGCCGGTCGTTGAAGGGGCGATCGGCGCTGTCGAACACCACGTTCATCGACAAAAGCCTTGCGAGTCAGCGCGGAATCTATCGCGCCTCGCTTGAATATATCGGTTGAACGTAGCGGAAAGCCGCGACGCCTGCCTGCCGAAACGCCGCAGTTCTACAATGACTTGCGGCATCAGTAGCTTGATTCAAAGGAGGTCGCCGTAGGTTGCAAGACTCTTAACCAGCTCTAGTGACGTTAACGGCGCTTAAGAACAAAAAATTGCCGAGTCTTAGCTTGCGTTGCGCGATTTCTTGAGATAAAAGATATCGAATATGTGTTTCGCCGCGTCGTCCTGCGTTGCAGGGGCGCATATTCGGAAAATGCGTAGCAAAGTTTTGCCTGCGCATGTATTTGAGAGGGGCAGATGATAAACATTTCTCGTTCTCTGGTTACAACAGCTCTGGCTGCCGCGGTCATGTGGCTTGGAAGCGTGCCGGCGCAAGCGGGCTTTGTTTTCCAAACCCTCGATAATCCCGCGGATCCGACCTTCAACCAGCTGCTCGGCATCAATAATTCCGGTCTCATCGCCGGCTATTTCGGCAGCGGCGCCGCCGGTCATCCGAACCAGGGCTATACTCTTACGCCTCCGGCGTCTTTCACGAGCGTCAATTTCCCGGGCTCCACACAGACGCAGGTGACGGGCCTCAACAACACCGGAACCTTGGTGGGCTTCTACGCGCCGACCAACTTGGGCACGGGCGATGTCAATCATGGGTTCTATGAGCAGTCCGGAGTCTTCCATACGGTCGACAATCCGCTCACAAACTCCACACCTGCGGTCAATCAGCTGCTGGGCGTCAACAATTCCAATGTGGCGGTCGGCTTCTACAATGACAACGCCGGCAACAGCCATGGCTACACCTACAACATCGGCGCTAATTCCTTCACCGCCGTCAACGATCCTCTCGGCGTTTCGACGATTGCCGCGGGGATCAACAACGCGGGAGATATCGTTGGCTTGTATACCGACGGGGGCGGAGTGACCCATGGCTTCCTCGATGTCGGAGGAAGCTTCACGACGCTCGACGCGCCGGGAGCCGACAACACGCAGCTGCTGGGCGTCAACAACAAGGGTTGGATCGTCGGAGTGGAAACGGCCGGCGGCAACTCCCATGGCGTGATTTATAACGAGAACACGCATAGCTGGACCGTGCTCGACGCGCCGTCCGGCATAAACAACACGGTCTTCAACGGCCTCAATGACTTGGGGCAGATCGTTGGCTTCTACACGGACGCCAACGGCAATACGAACGGCCTCTTGGTCAGCAGCGCTCCGGCGCCCGAGACGGGCAAGGGCGTGCTGGGTCTGGCTCTGCTGATCCTCGCTTACGCTGCGCGCAGCCGATTGGTTCGCGCTGGTGGCGGCTCCCCCTGCGACGCGGCCCTTTGAGGATCTGCGACGTCGCGCGGATTCGGGTCGCACTACGGACGTGAACCAGGAAGCTCGGATTATCAGCGTGTTGCGCAAATGCTTATTTGCGCAACACGCTTTCTTCGCAATGGGGAAGCGAAGGGTCACGGTCAAGAGAACGCAGGAAGGCCTATCCGTGGGGCGTGCGCTTCAGCGACTCTCGGGAAGTTTGCGCGCCGCTCCGTGAATGCGGCGATAGGTGCCGTCGAAGACCGTGTTCGTCGACGACAGCCACTGCGAGTCGGCGCCGAGCGTGCCGCGGCTCGCATGTATGCGCCGTGACTGCAGCTCTCGCTCCGCCGCCTCATCGGCGTCCATCGGCTCGAGCTCGAACTCGCTCTCCGCCGGGATCGGCAGGAATTGCGCGATCGGCTGTCCGAGCCGGAAAATATGCGTTTGGCCCTCGGCCGGCGATTTGAACACCATGAAATACAGCATGGGCCACCATCGGCGGATCAGCGCGGGGACCGCGATCGGAGCCGTTCCGGTCTTGTCCGTGTAGAAGCTCGGGTGCGTCTCGACCTTGATCGCGAATCCTTCCTCGGGCTTGAGGTCCAGCAGGATCTGATAGGTGTAGTAAGCGTCGCCGAAGTTCCTGAAGGGCGGCCAATTTCGGTCGGGCGCCGGGGAGAGGCCGAAATCCCCGTCGAGAATGAGCTTCCCGGCCTGCGTGGTGACTCGCAGCTCATTCTCATAAGGGTAGAAGACCTCGACGCCGTATTTCGCGGCTTCCGTAAACGGGATGCAGTGCCATGCCTGCTCATGGGAGCCGTCGGCGCGCGGCTCGGGTTCTCCTGCCCAGCCGGGAATCTCGAGCTTGGTGGGCCGCGGGCGCAGGTCGTCTCCGCCCAGTCTGAACTTGATCTTGTGCATGAGCGTCCCTCTCGACGAGAAATTCGGCCATGGGGGCCGGCGGCCATCGGGACATAACTGCGTCCGTCCCGCAGGAATAGTCAAAGACCTTCGGGTTGGCGTATGGCGCGACTCGGTGATCATGCGCCAAAGCGTCACGCCGCGCGACGAGCTCGAACGCAATCGCGAGGCTGGCGTTGCCCGATTCATCGAAAAGCGCCGAGGCGAGGGGAGAGGGGCGAGGAGGCAGATTTCTCAACATGAGGATGAACTCAAAACGATTTTACCTTCCGATAGATACATTTCACTCTTCATATATTGCTTGAAGACCTTTCGACGCCCCTTCGCGCGGAGCGGAGCCCACGCCGAGATCGAAGTCATCTTCAGCGGCGGTTGATTGTCGGGCTCCGAAGCCCAAGTTGATTGTCGAGCAAAGATGGAGGCGTCCCTATGTCCCTGAACGAAACTCTCGATCAACGACAACTCGAGCAGAAAGCCGCCAGCGCCATTCACGATCAATGGGGGTTCTATCTCACCGAAGGGATCATCCTTCTCGTGCTCGGCCTGCTGGCGATTCTCATCCCGCCGGTCGCCACCCTCAGCGCGACCATCGTCATCGGGGCGGTTTTTTTCGCCAGTGGCGTCGCCGGCCTTATCTCGACCTTCTCCGGACATCGCGCGCCCGGCTTCTGGTGGTCGTTGATCTCGGCCGTGCTGGGCATCGTCGTGGGCCTGATGCTGCTCGTGCAGCCGATCGCTGGCGCCGTTTCGCTCACGCTCGTGCTAATCGCCTTCTTCATCGCCGAAGGCGTCTTCTCGATCTTCTTCGGCGTGGATCACCGGCGGCACGTCTCGACCTGGGGCTGGATGGTCGCGAGCGGCGTCGTCGATCTCGTGCTTGCCGTCATCCTCTTGGCGGGACTTCCCGGCGACGCCGCCTGGGCGCTGGGATTGCTCGTCGGCATCAACCTGATTTTTGGCGGAGCCGCACTCGCGGCGATCGCGCTACGCCTGCGGACATCGGCGTCGCTCCCGCCGGCTTGAACTGACGCGCTCCAAATCAAAAACTTGGGAGTATGTCCTGATCGGAAGGCCGCTTCGCGCTTTCCCGTGACATGCTCGAGAGCCGTTCGTCGCCGTGACGCCGCGCGCGGCCGCGACGGATTCTATGCAATATGGTAACGTGAAGCTGCTAAGGCTAAGCGTCGCGAGCGAGGATCGCGACGATTCCGGCGGCTGACGCCGCGCTCGCCGGGAAGGACCTGAGGAGGCGGTGATGCGGGGGCTGGTCTCGACACTTCCTGCCTGGGCGGGCTCCCGCGCCCAAATGGCCGCCGTTATCGGCGCGCTCGGCGCGGCCGCCGTCGCGCTCGGCGCTTCGGCGACCGGCTCCTCCACTCCCTTTGACGGCAAATGGATTATCGACGCGACGGCCACGGGGGCTCTTTGCCCCGTTCGCAGCAAGCGGCTCGGCGCGCTGGTGACCAGCGGCAGATTCACGAAGATCGTGGGGCTTCCTTCGCCCCAGACGTCGGGCTTCGTCGATTCGTCCGGCGCCGTGACGATCGAGATCAAGACGCTCGGCGTCACCGCCCACGTCAAGGGCAATCTCGTCGGGAAAACCGGGCAGGGCGAGTGGTCGTCGAATAGCTTTCTATGCCCAGGGGGCGGCTGGCGCGCGGCGGCGGCCGCAGGAGAGCGGCCGCATGGCCCCGTAAGACCCGCCAAGCCCGCCAGGCCGGCGCCGGCGTCCGCGAGCCCGATTTCCTCTCCTATTTATTGAGCATGAACAGCCGTTCCTTTCCCCGACGTCTCGGCGTAAAAGGCCGCCATGCTCGTCGATACGCACTGCCATCTCGATTTTCCTGATTTCGCGCCGGAACGTGACGCTGTCGTCGCGCGCGCCCGCGCCGCCGGCGTCGGGCGCGTCGTCACCATCTCGACGCATGTGACTAAATTCGCCGAAATCGCCGCGATCGCCGAAGCCTATGACGACGTCTTCTGCACGGTCGGCACGCATCCCAATCATGCGCTGGACGAGCCGGAGGCCAGCCCCGAGACGCTCGTCGCCCTGGCTCGCCACGAAAAATGCATCGCCTTTGGCGAGGCCGGGCTCGACTATCATTACAATCAGGCGCCGAAAGAGACCGCCCAACGGGTTCTCCGCAACCACATCGCCGCGGCGCGCGAGGCGCAGCTGCCGCTCGTGATCCATACGCGCGACGCCGACGAGGACATGGCCAGGATTCTGCGTGAGGAGATGGGGCAGGGGGCGTTTCCCGCCCTGCTCCATTGTTTCACCGCCTCGCGCGCCCTGGCCGAGACGGCAGTCGAGCTCGGGGTTTATCTTTCGTTCTCTGGGGTGCTGACCTTCAAGAACGCGCAGAGCCTGCGCGACATCGCCGCGGACATGCCGCTCGAGCGCCTCCTCGTCGAGACCGACGCGCCCTTTCTCGCGCCGACGCCGCATCGCGGCAAGCGCAACGAGCCAGCCTTTGTGAAAGAGACCGCGCGCGTGCTCGCCGAGTCGAAGGGCGTCTCGGAAGCGGAGATCGCTCGGGCGACGACCGCCAATGCGTTGCGGCTCTTCTCTAAAATGCCGCCGCTTTCGTGCGCCGAGGCCGCCGCTTGACCCTCGAGGTCGCCATTCTCGGCTGCGGCTCGTCTGGCGGCGTGCCGCGGGTTGGCCAGGGTTGGGGCAAATGCGACCCGCATAATCCCAAGAACCGCCGGCGACGCTGCTCGATCCTGGTGACGCGTCGGGCAGGGGCGGAACAGACCGTGATCCTGGTCGACACCTCGCCGGATCTGCGCGAGCAATTGCTCGACGCGGGCGTCAAGCGCGTCGACGCGGTGCTCTACACCCATCTCCACGCCGACCACACACATGGGATCGACGATCTGCGGACTCTCGTGATCCAGAACGGACGGCGCATCCCAGCCTTCATGGACGAGACGACCCGTCGCGGCCTGACGTTGCGCTTCGACTATGTCTTCGCGACGCCGCCCGGAAGCAACTATCCGCCGATGATGGACGCGCGCTCCCTCGCGGCGGGAACGCCCGTGACGATCGAAGGTCCGGGCGGTCCGATCGTCGCGACGCCGTTTCGTCTCGAGCATGGCGACATGGATTCGCTCGGCTTTCGCTTCGAGGCGGAGGGCAAGGCCTTCGCTTACACGCCCGACATGAACGCGATACCCTCGGAAAGCGTCGAATTTCTCGCGGGGCTCGATCTATGGATCATCGACGCTCTGCGGCATCAACGGCACGGCACGCATTTTAGCGTGTCGCAGGCCTTCGATTGGATTGGGCGCATGCAACCCCGGCGCGCCTTGCTGACCGATCTCGCCACCGAGCTCGATTATTCGACCCTCTCCGCGGCCTGTCCGCCAGCGACCGAGCCCGCCTATGACGGGTTGCGGCTAGAGCTGGATTAAGGCGCTGGCGCTCAAAGCCCCAGCGCCGCATAGGCCAGCGCAGCGAGGATTACCCCGTTGAGCAGCGCTCCGATCGCTCTCAAGCGGTAGACTCGTTGTCCAGTGATGGAGCCGATCAGGCCGATAAGCGCCAGGAGCGCCAGCATCGTCACGAAACCGGGAAGAAAGGTCTCTATAGCGCGGCTTCTCGCCGCGAATCCCGCGACGAAGAGGCCCGCCGCGAAGGCCGATGGCCCGAAGGCGCAAAGAGGCACCAGGGGAAAACGAACGGGCCTCACCCGCGGTCCCGTTTCTTGCGTCACAATCTTCTCCGATCGGGGCAGGCGTGGCCCGAATCTCCCGCCCGAGGCCAGCCCTCGCCGTTTGAGTTCCTATCAGCGCAATCGCGGGCATTTTTTTGACCGCGCGGCGGCCGATCGACGACCCGTCCCGCGACGCTGGCGAGCTTTTTGACAATGGCGAGAGGCAGCCGGTCGGGGAGCCGTCGGAACAACGCATCCTTAGCCAAGGCGCGTGATCGGCGCAGGCGCCGCGCGATGCGCGTGCTAGCCTCGAGTTCGGAATTCCGGAAAGGCCGATCGCAAGCCGCGGAAAAGACGTGGCGTCTAGTTAGGTTCCATAATACCGATTATGCGAATCTAATGGCCGCGCCAAACCTTGTCGCCCCCGAACGGACACGCTCCGGCTGGCCCGCCCCTCGACCGCAGATTTCCTCGATTTCCTCGCGTCTCTCCCTATTGTCGCCCTAACTGAGCGAGCGGACCCACCCAAAACGTCGAACCAACCGAAGGAATGTCTCATGGCCGACGAACCTCGCTATTCGCCGCCGCGCGTCTGGGAATGGAAGCGCGCCAGCGGCGGACGATTCGCCGCGATCAACCGACCCGTTTCGGGCGCGACGCATGAGGCGGCGCTGCCCGTCGGCAAGCACCCGTTGCAGCTTTACTCGATGGGCACTCCCAATGGGGTCAAGGTGACGATCCTGCTCGAGGAGCTGCTTCAAGCCGGTTTCACGGGCGCCGAATACGACGCCTGGCTCATTCGTATCGACGAGGGAGATCAGTTTTCGAGCGGGTTCGTCGCCGTCAATCCCAATTCGAAGATCCCGGCCATGGTGGATCGCAGCGGCGGAACCCCGATCCGCATCTTCGAATCGGGCGCGATTCTGATTTATCTCGCCGAAAAATTCGGCGCCTTTCTGCCCACGGACCCTGCCCTGCGCGCCGAGTGCCTGTCCTGGCTGTTCTGGCAGGTCGGCAGCGCGCCCTTCCTCGGCGGCGGCTTCGGCCATTTTTACGCCTATGCCCCAGACAAGATCGAATATGCGATCGACCGCTACGCCATGGAGGTGAAACGTCAGCTCGACGTGCTCGACAAGCGCTTGGGCGAGACGGAATTCGTGGCCGGCGACGCCTATACGATCGCCGATATCGCCCTGTGGCCCTGGTATGGGGCTCTCGTCGAGGGCAGGCTGTACGAAGCCGGAGAGTTTTTGGGCGTCCAGGACTATGCGAATGTGCGGCGATGGGCGCAGGCGGTGGGGAACCGTCCGGCCGTGAAGCGCGGCCGAAGGGTCAATCGGACAGGCGGCGATCCGGGCGAAGACTTGCGGGAACGCCACGACGCGTCAGATTTCGGGGTCGACTGAGAGGGATCGGAGCGAGAAGGCGCCGGAGCCCGCCTGGCCTCGCGAGTTGCGCGAGATGCTTCCCAATTCTGCCAATGGGAGGTTGAGTAGACCTTGCGCCGTCCTTGACTGGCCCCACAAGGGAGCCGCCGCGAGTTCTTCTCTGAACGACGATTGTGCTGGAGGCGCGAAAACCGACAGAGTGGCGCTTTTTACGTTCCCTCTTCAGCACTCGCCGTCGACGCCCTGCCCGCGAAACGCGCTCGCCTCGGCCAAGAGGGAAATTACGTACTTTATTTCTTCTAAAATTCGCTGGCCAGCCCGCCTCGATTTCTGCTAAAAGAGTTCGCGCGCGGGACTATATGGCATTGAGCTGGAAAATTCCCTCTCTCCCTCTGACGACGCGCAGTCGCCGGAGGTGGGCGTTTGGGTGATGACCAAGTGGCATAGCGGTCTTGCCGATGTGGCGAAGACGAGACAGGTTGACATGAGCAAAGGTAAGGATTTCCGCGGTCCTCGCAAGCGCGGGTTCGACGATGACGGTCCGTTCGGTTACGACGCCCCCAGGACCCCCAGGCCGCCCCGTCCGGCTTTTGGCGGGGGAGGTTTTCAGGAGGGGCCCCCCATGGCTTCGGACGCGCCCGCCGTCGACGCGGTGGTGAAGTGGTTCAAGTCCGACAAGGGCTTTGGCTTTGTCGAGCTTGCGAACGGAACCGGCGACGCTTTCCTTCACATCGGCGCGGTGCAGGCGGCCGGT
Protein-coding sequences here:
- a CDS encoding MBL fold metallo-hydrolase, producing MTLEVAILGCGSSGGVPRVGQGWGKCDPHNPKNRRRRCSILVTRRAGAEQTVILVDTSPDLREQLLDAGVKRVDAVLYTHLHADHTHGIDDLRTLVIQNGRRIPAFMDETTRRGLTLRFDYVFATPPGSNYPPMMDARSLAAGTPVTIEGPGGPIVATPFRLEHGDMDSLGFRFEAEGKAFAYTPDMNAIPSESVEFLAGLDLWIIDALRHQRHGTHFSVSQAFDWIGRMQPRRALLTDLATELDYSTLSAACPPATEPAYDGLRLELD
- a CDS encoding HdeD family acid-resistance protein; this encodes MSLNETLDQRQLEQKAASAIHDQWGFYLTEGIILLVLGLLAILIPPVATLSATIVIGAVFFASGVAGLISTFSGHRAPGFWWSLISAVLGIVVGLMLLVQPIAGAVSLTLVLIAFFIAEGVFSIFFGVDHRRHVSTWGWMVASGVVDLVLAVILLAGLPGDAAWALGLLVGINLIFGGAALAAIALRLRTSASLPPA
- the yghU gene encoding glutathione-dependent disulfide-bond oxidoreductase; the encoded protein is MADEPRYSPPRVWEWKRASGGRFAAINRPVSGATHEAALPVGKHPLQLYSMGTPNGVKVTILLEELLQAGFTGAEYDAWLIRIDEGDQFSSGFVAVNPNSKIPAMVDRSGGTPIRIFESGAILIYLAEKFGAFLPTDPALRAECLSWLFWQVGSAPFLGGGFGHFYAYAPDKIEYAIDRYAMEVKRQLDVLDKRLGETEFVAGDAYTIADIALWPWYGALVEGRLYEAGEFLGVQDYANVRRWAQAVGNRPAVKRGRRVNRTGGDPGEDLRERHDASDFGVD
- a CDS encoding TatD family hydrolase, with amino-acid sequence MLVDTHCHLDFPDFAPERDAVVARARAAGVGRVVTISTHVTKFAEIAAIAEAYDDVFCTVGTHPNHALDEPEASPETLVALARHEKCIAFGEAGLDYHYNQAPKETAQRVLRNHIAAAREAQLPLVIHTRDADEDMARILREEMGQGAFPALLHCFTASRALAETAVELGVYLSFSGVLTFKNAQSLRDIAADMPLERLLVETDAPFLAPTPHRGKRNEPAFVKETARVLAESKGVSEAEIARATTANALRLFSKMPPLSCAEAAA
- the metG gene encoding methionine--tRNA ligase, whose product is MTRPTYMITTAIPYANGAPHIGHAYERVATDAFARWKRLDGFDVLFVTGMDEHGQKMQRTAEKEGLTPQQLADRTAAQFQHMGEVLNARADDVVRTTQPRHKADVLEIWRRMEANGDIYLSKYAGWYSVRDEAYFDEGELVEREGKKFAPSGAPVEWVEEESWFFRLSAYGERLLAHYEAHPGFVTPEHYKNEVVAFVKRGLEDLSISRTTFDWGIPIPPSPQTNAHHVCYVWVDALTNYITATGWLTGQGDRQKFWPADAHVIGKDITRFHAIFWPAFLMSAGAPLPKKIVVHGHLFSRGEKMSKSVGNVVDPIDLAQRYGVDPLRYFFLREISFGQDGNYSHEAIVNRINADLANDLGNLAQRSLSMIAKNCGAAVPKKDSLLEQDRAILADAAAALEKARGAMDSYRPDLALAEIFRVVAEANRYFAGEEPWAKKKTDPARMATVLYVTAETLRRLAIPLQAFIPAAAGALLEQLAVPPGARNFASAGDADSLTEGAPLPPPAPVFPRFVEPAEPEGQG